The Malus domestica chromosome 13, GDT2T_hap1 genome includes a window with the following:
- the LOC103452781 gene encoding uncharacterized protein isoform X1, which produces MNSINSAMDIDEQKDHEDPLLKFIDYARSVLSPETDENLDPNQNGPETSTRPSWNWTASRILKTCSAYSSGVTTAILLSDLAQAWSEQRRDRPLKKMPECVKQLRKKHKRRKLPNTVTIDSIYEKNFLSLSSVLEAVVVEAFVLPGTNIHMLSLGDYWSSNTIDIYLHRRYCDLVDPRNGILKKGREIFLTGCYLRPATGGGSSYPRLLPTEYLVILLDEDDDGDSLLIGAKFYSDSFSSISAANKDVPYSLYARIESIGPLEVHGKFGTLQRKQITLVNEDDVKLQFLLWGDQVVLANLLSVGSMLALDKPYVSRAIDSGIETSGEVCLEFGSATQLFLVPFIQHEEQVCVALTPNRYQGSRLLSTIDPSQGPQVSQVSLPCDSHGSIDFSSYPFRSFVSGLRDKMTGVSLYGVVTNIFKEKHTAEAVFSLRIEDTTGPIWAKFHFVKNWSLGRLSLGHTVYISGLTCSMTKRKCLEASWFENSAGASFFNLSCLPALLNSSCLRKLSRLADLSSQGSCTQVWAVWLGAQSNVSTRFSHTTCGHFVTELPNGVMECGFCNDNNCGAAVIRTFHLKITLADESGKVFAWCTGHAAAELLQISPDEFHELPEDEQDMYLASLAKERFTVAIVNCKREGCEGSDALMQEIEGVSWEITRALNNE; this is translated from the exons ATGAACTCAATCAACTCGGCCATGGACATCGATGAGCAGAAAGACCACGAAGATCCGCTTCTCAAATTCATCGATTACGCCAGGTCCGTCCTCTCGCCCGAAACGGACGAAAATCTGGATCCGAATCAAAACGGACCGGAGACCAGTACTCGACCCAGCTGGAACTGGACCGCCTCTCGGATCCTCAAGACTTGCAGCGCCTACTCCAGCGGCGTCACCACCGCGATTCTGCTCTCAGACCTCGCCCAG GCGTGGAGCGAGCAGCGTAGGGACAGGCCTCTGAAGAAGATGCCGGAATGCGTGAAGCAGTTGAGGAAGAAGCATAAGAGGCGGAAGCTTCCGAACACCGTGACGATTGACTCCATTTATGAGAAGAATTTCTTGTCATTGAGTAGTGTTTTGGAGGCCGTTGTTGTGGAGGCTTTTGTTCTTCCGG GTACCAACATCCATATGCTTTCCTTGGGGGATTACTGGAGCTCCAATACCATTGACATTTATCTCCACCGCCG GTACTGTGACTTAGTAGATCCCCGTAATGGGATTCTGAAGAAGGGGAGGGAGATCTTCCTCACTGGGTGCTATCTTCGTCCTGCCACCGGAGGAGGATCTAGCTATCCGCGGTTGTTGCCAACAGAATATCTAGTGATATTGCTAGATGAG GATGACGATGGTGATTCATTGTTGATAGGAGCTAAGTTTTATTCGGATTcattctcttcaatttctgcaGCTAATAAAGATGTCCCTTATTCATTGTATGCAAG AATTGAATCTATTGGGCCACTGGAAGTTCATGGGAAGTTTGGAACTTTACAGAGAAAACAAATTACTCTTGTTAACGAAGATGATGTCAAGCTACAATTTCTGCTGTGGGGTGATCAGGTTGTCCTGGCCAATCTTTTGAG TGTGGGAAGTATGCTTGCACTGGATAAACCATATGTCTCTAGAGCTATAGATAGTGGTATCGAAACAAGTGGTGAAGTTTGCCTTGAATTTGGTAGCGCAACGCAATTGTTTTTGGTGCCTTTCATTCAACATGAGGAGCAA GTATGTGTAGCACTGACACCAAATCGGTATCAAGGGTCAAGACTTCTGAGCACAATAGATCCCAGTCAGGGTCCACAAGTCTCTCAAGTTTCTTTGCCATGTGATTCACATGGGTCTATTGACTTCAGTAGCTATCCTTTCCGA TCATTTGTTTCTGGCCTTCGTGACAAGATGACTGGTGTCAGTCTTTATGGTGTTGTTACCAATATTTTCAAAGAAAAACATACCGCAGAAGCAGTTTTCTCCTTGAGAATTGAAGATACCACTGGACCAATTTGGGCAAAGTTTCATTTTGTGAAGAATTG GTCGCTCGGAAGGTTAAGCCTTGGTCACACAGTGTACATATCAGGCCTGACATGCTCTATGACAAAGCGGAAGTG CTTGGAAGCATCATGGTTTGAGAACAGTGCTGGAGCTTCTTTCTTCAACCTCAGTTGCTTGCCAGCATTACTAAATTCATCTTGTCTTCGTAAGTTGTCAAGACTCGCTGATCTATCCAGCCAGGGTAGCTGCACGCAG GTTTGGGCAGTTTGGCTGGGGGCTCAGTCCAATGTCAGTACAAGATTTTCACATACCACATGTGGTCATTTCGTTACCGAGCTCCCCAATGGGGTTATGGAGTGTGGCTTCTGTAATGACAACAACTGTGGCGCTGCAGTTATCCGCACTTTCCACCTGAAAATCACTCTCGCAGACGAGAGTGGGAAGGTTTTTGCGTGGTGTACTGGTCATGCTGCTGCAGAGTTGCTGCAAATATCTCCTGACGAATTCCATGAACTGCCTGAG GATGAACAAGATATGTATCTGGCGTCATTAGCGAAAGAGCGATTCACGGTCGCGATTGTTAACTGCAAGCGGGAGGGTTGTGAAGGCAGTGATGCTCTTATGCAAGAAATTGAAGGCGTCTCATGGGAGATCACTCGGGCATTGAACAATGAATAA
- the LOC103452781 gene encoding uncharacterized protein isoform X2, whose product MNSINSAMDIDEQKDHEDPLLKFIDYARSVLSPETDENLDPNQNGPETSTRPSWNWTASRILKTCSAYSSGVTTAILLSDLAQAWSEQRRDRPLKKMPECVKQLRKKHKRRKLPNTVTIDSIYEKNFLSLSSVLEAVVVEAFVLPGTNIHMLSLGDYWSSNTIDIYLHRRYCDLVDPRNGILKKGREIFLTGCYLRPATGGGSSYPRLLPTEYLVILLDEDDDGDSLLIGAKFYSDSFSSISAANKDVPYSLYARIESIGPLEVHGKFGTLQRKQITLVNEDDVKLQFLLWGDQVVLANLLSVGSMLALDKPYVSRAIDSGIETSGEVCLEFGSATQLFLVPFIQHEEQVCVALTPNRYQGSRLLSTIDPSQGPQVSQVSLPCDSHGSIDFSSYPFRSFVSGLRDKMTGVSLYGVVTNIFKEKHTAEAVFSLRIEDTTGPIWAKFHFVKNWSLGRLSLGHTVYISGLTCSMTKRKCLEASWFENSAGASFFNLSCLPALLNSSCLRKLSRLADLSSQGSCTQIVQVWAVWLGAQSNVSTRFSHTTCGHFVTELPNGVMECGFCNDNNCGAAVIRTFHLKITLADESGKVFAWCTGHAAAELLQISPDEFHELPEDEQDMYLASLAKERFTVAIVNCKREGCEGSDALMQEIEGVSWEITRALNNE is encoded by the exons ATGAACTCAATCAACTCGGCCATGGACATCGATGAGCAGAAAGACCACGAAGATCCGCTTCTCAAATTCATCGATTACGCCAGGTCCGTCCTCTCGCCCGAAACGGACGAAAATCTGGATCCGAATCAAAACGGACCGGAGACCAGTACTCGACCCAGCTGGAACTGGACCGCCTCTCGGATCCTCAAGACTTGCAGCGCCTACTCCAGCGGCGTCACCACCGCGATTCTGCTCTCAGACCTCGCCCAG GCGTGGAGCGAGCAGCGTAGGGACAGGCCTCTGAAGAAGATGCCGGAATGCGTGAAGCAGTTGAGGAAGAAGCATAAGAGGCGGAAGCTTCCGAACACCGTGACGATTGACTCCATTTATGAGAAGAATTTCTTGTCATTGAGTAGTGTTTTGGAGGCCGTTGTTGTGGAGGCTTTTGTTCTTCCGG GTACCAACATCCATATGCTTTCCTTGGGGGATTACTGGAGCTCCAATACCATTGACATTTATCTCCACCGCCG GTACTGTGACTTAGTAGATCCCCGTAATGGGATTCTGAAGAAGGGGAGGGAGATCTTCCTCACTGGGTGCTATCTTCGTCCTGCCACCGGAGGAGGATCTAGCTATCCGCGGTTGTTGCCAACAGAATATCTAGTGATATTGCTAGATGAG GATGACGATGGTGATTCATTGTTGATAGGAGCTAAGTTTTATTCGGATTcattctcttcaatttctgcaGCTAATAAAGATGTCCCTTATTCATTGTATGCAAG AATTGAATCTATTGGGCCACTGGAAGTTCATGGGAAGTTTGGAACTTTACAGAGAAAACAAATTACTCTTGTTAACGAAGATGATGTCAAGCTACAATTTCTGCTGTGGGGTGATCAGGTTGTCCTGGCCAATCTTTTGAG TGTGGGAAGTATGCTTGCACTGGATAAACCATATGTCTCTAGAGCTATAGATAGTGGTATCGAAACAAGTGGTGAAGTTTGCCTTGAATTTGGTAGCGCAACGCAATTGTTTTTGGTGCCTTTCATTCAACATGAGGAGCAA GTATGTGTAGCACTGACACCAAATCGGTATCAAGGGTCAAGACTTCTGAGCACAATAGATCCCAGTCAGGGTCCACAAGTCTCTCAAGTTTCTTTGCCATGTGATTCACATGGGTCTATTGACTTCAGTAGCTATCCTTTCCGA TCATTTGTTTCTGGCCTTCGTGACAAGATGACTGGTGTCAGTCTTTATGGTGTTGTTACCAATATTTTCAAAGAAAAACATACCGCAGAAGCAGTTTTCTCCTTGAGAATTGAAGATACCACTGGACCAATTTGGGCAAAGTTTCATTTTGTGAAGAATTG GTCGCTCGGAAGGTTAAGCCTTGGTCACACAGTGTACATATCAGGCCTGACATGCTCTATGACAAAGCGGAAGTG CTTGGAAGCATCATGGTTTGAGAACAGTGCTGGAGCTTCTTTCTTCAACCTCAGTTGCTTGCCAGCATTACTAAATTCATCTTGTCTTCGTAAGTTGTCAAGACTCGCTGATCTATCCAGCCAGGGTAGCTGCACGCAG ATAGTTCAGGTTTGGGCAGTTTGGCTGGGGGCTCAGTCCAATGTCAGTACAAGATTTTCACATACCACATGTGGTCATTTCGTTACCGAGCTCCCCAATGGGGTTATGGAGTGTGGCTTCTGTAATGACAACAACTGTGGCGCTGCAGTTATCCGCACTTTCCACCTGAAAATCACTCTCGCAGACGAGAGTGGGAAGGTTTTTGCGTGGTGTACTGGTCATGCTGCTGCAGAGTTGCTGCAAATATCTCCTGACGAATTCCATGAACTGCCTGAG GATGAACAAGATATGTATCTGGCGTCATTAGCGAAAGAGCGATTCACGGTCGCGATTGTTAACTGCAAGCGGGAGGGTTGTGAAGGCAGTGATGCTCTTATGCAAGAAATTGAAGGCGTCTCATGGGAGATCACTCGGGCATTGAACAATGAATAA